In Papio anubis isolate 15944 chromosome 17, Panubis1.0, whole genome shotgun sequence, the following are encoded in one genomic region:
- the CENPX gene encoding centromere protein X isoform X1, whose translation MLCLSPAGLLWVRCCDLPVADAGGLAGCSQELVSRLLHLHFKDDKTKVSGDALQLMAELLKIFVVEAAVRGVRQAQAEDTLRVDVDQLEKVLPQLLLDF comes from the exons ATGCTCTGCTTGTCACCTGCTGGACTGCTCTGGGTGAGGTGCTGTGACCTCCCTGTGGCCGACGCTGGCGGCCTGGCCGGTTGTTCACAG GAGCTGGTGAGCAGGCTGCTGCACCTGCACTTTAAGGATGACAAGACCAAAG TGAGCGGGGACGCGCTGCAGCTCATGGCGGAGTTGCTGAAGATCTTTGTTGTGG AAGCAGCAGTCCGCGGGGTGCGGCAGGCCCAGGCAGAAGACACGCTCCGTGTGGATGTGGACCAGCTGGAGAAGGTGCTCCCGCAGCTG CTCCTGGACTTCTAG
- the CENPX gene encoding centromere protein X isoform X4: MEGSGAGAGFRKELVSRLLHLHFKDDKTKVSGDALQLMAELLKIFVVEAAVRGVRQAQAEDTLRVDVDQLEKLLDF, encoded by the exons ATGGAGGGATCCGGAGCTGGGGCAGGCTTCCGGAAG GAGCTGGTGAGCAGGCTGCTGCACCTGCACTTTAAGGATGACAAGACCAAAG TGAGCGGGGACGCGCTGCAGCTCATGGCGGAGTTGCTGAAGATCTTTGTTGTGG AAGCAGCAGTCCGCGGGGTGCGGCAGGCCCAGGCAGAAGACACGCTCCGTGTGGATGTGGACCAGCTGGAGAAG CTCCTGGACTTCTAG
- the CENPX gene encoding centromere protein X isoform X2, translating to MLCLSPAGLLWVRCCDLPVADAGGLAGCSQELVSRLLHLHFKDDKTKVSGDALQLMAELLKIFVVEAAVRGVRQAQAEDTLRVDVDQLEKLLDF from the exons ATGCTCTGCTTGTCACCTGCTGGACTGCTCTGGGTGAGGTGCTGTGACCTCCCTGTGGCCGACGCTGGCGGCCTGGCCGGTTGTTCACAG GAGCTGGTGAGCAGGCTGCTGCACCTGCACTTTAAGGATGACAAGACCAAAG TGAGCGGGGACGCGCTGCAGCTCATGGCGGAGTTGCTGAAGATCTTTGTTGTGG AAGCAGCAGTCCGCGGGGTGCGGCAGGCCCAGGCAGAAGACACGCTCCGTGTGGATGTGGACCAGCTGGAGAAG CTCCTGGACTTCTAG
- the CENPX gene encoding centromere protein X isoform X3 encodes MEGSGAGAGFRKELVSRLLHLHFKDDKTKVSGDALQLMAELLKIFVVEAAVRGVRQAQAEDTLRVDVDQLEKVLPQLLLDF; translated from the exons ATGGAGGGATCCGGAGCTGGGGCAGGCTTCCGGAAG GAGCTGGTGAGCAGGCTGCTGCACCTGCACTTTAAGGATGACAAGACCAAAG TGAGCGGGGACGCGCTGCAGCTCATGGCGGAGTTGCTGAAGATCTTTGTTGTGG AAGCAGCAGTCCGCGGGGTGCGGCAGGCCCAGGCAGAAGACACGCTCCGTGTGGATGTGGACCAGCTGGAGAAGGTGCTCCCGCAGCTG CTCCTGGACTTCTAG